From Aliarcobacter butzleri, the proteins below share one genomic window:
- a CDS encoding DUF4198 domain-containing protein, which produces MKKTIFSFFVAAAIANAHFLTTISSTDNVNDKKDANIKIDAMFIHPFEQTGMTMEKPVGIYLESTKNALPLTQTKKFDHKAWATNYEIKKPGVYKFFVQPQPYFEPAEEKYISHVPKIIVSAFGVEDGWDEPLGLKYEIIPMVKPFALYSGNLFQGKVLHDGKPASNVEVEVELYNEFGLKAPSEAHITQVVKTDDNGVFSFVMNHKGWWGFAALIEEGEKDFEGKKYPIENGALLWIKAY; this is translated from the coding sequence ATGAAAAAGACAATATTTTCTTTTTTTGTTGCTGCTGCTATTGCAAATGCACACTTTTTAACAACAATTTCAAGTACAGATAATGTAAATGATAAAAAAGATGCAAATATCAAAATAGATGCTATGTTTATTCATCCATTTGAACAAACTGGTATGACTATGGAAAAACCAGTTGGTATTTATTTAGAATCAACAAAAAATGCTTTACCATTAACACAAACAAAAAAGTTTGATCATAAAGCTTGGGCTACAAATTATGAGATTAAAAAACCAGGTGTTTATAAGTTCTTTGTTCAACCACAACCATATTTTGAACCAGCAGAGGAAAAATATATTTCTCATGTTCCAAAAATAATAGTTAGTGCTTTTGGAGTTGAAGATGGTTGGGATGAACCATTAGGTTTAAAATATGAGATTATTCCTATGGTAAAACCTTTTGCTTTATATTCTGGAAATCTTTTTCAAGGAAAAGTTTTACATGATGGAAAACCTGCATCAAATGTAGAAGTGGAAGTTGAATTATATAATGAATTTGGACTAAAAGCTCCAAGCGAAGCTCATATAACACAAGTTGTAAAAACTGATGATAATGGAGTTTTTTCATTTGTTATGAATCATAAAGGTTGGTGGGGATTTGCAGCACTAATTGAAGAGGGTGAAAAAGATTTTGAAGGTAAAAAATATCCAATTGAAAATGGTGCATTACTTTGGATAAAAGCATACTAA
- a CDS encoding energy-coupling factor ABC transporter ATP-binding protein, translating to MSCSITLKNVSYKNENTILFENINLNVGHEEKIAIIGSNGVGKSTLLKIIAGIENCFDGTLELFHNPIKSKNDYKKFRFEVGYLPQDISSFFLCPTVIEDVMFSLRTLGTCKDEARTKALEILKNLDILHLENRVIYELSGGEQKIVALAGILIKNPKILLLDEPTNALDEQTQNKIIDILNSQKKSMIIISHHKSFIEKLAPTIYKLENNNLNHL from the coding sequence ATGAGTTGTTCAATCACACTTAAAAATGTTTCATATAAAAATGAAAATACTATTTTATTTGAAAATATAAATCTAAATGTAGGACACGAAGAAAAAATAGCAATCATAGGCTCAAATGGAGTTGGCAAAAGTACACTTTTAAAAATCATCGCAGGAATTGAAAACTGTTTTGATGGAACTTTAGAACTTTTTCACAATCCTATAAAATCAAAAAATGATTATAAAAAGTTTCGTTTTGAAGTTGGCTATTTACCTCAAGATATTAGTAGCTTTTTTTTATGTCCAACTGTTATTGAGGATGTGATGTTTAGCTTAAGAACTTTAGGAACTTGCAAAGATGAAGCAAGAACAAAAGCTTTAGAAATATTAAAAAATCTAGATATTTTACACTTAGAAAATAGGGTTATTTACGAGTTAAGTGGAGGTGAGCAAAAGATAGTTGCACTTGCTGGAATACTTATAAAAAATCCAAAAATCTTGCTTTTAGATGAACCTACAAATGCTTTAGATGAACAAACTCAAAATAAAATAATAGATATTTTAAACTCACAAAAAAAATCTATGATTATCATCTCTCATCATAAATCTTTTATAGAAAAACTTGCTCCTACTATTTATAAACTTGAAAATAATAATTTAAATCATTTATAA
- a CDS encoding FecR family protein, translating into MLKIFTLLLLFASFLFANIGIVSLVEGKATILRNGQTLGANIGDKVENKDVISTQVNSKIKITFIDNTIVTIGKESSLNIEEYIFNTSTKEAKTELNVLKGAFHTITGEIGKVNPDKFKLKTKSASIGIRGTEFYGDENRIVCTQGRIIVLSNSVSVDVPSGNYINIFANQRPSVPLPLENSTLDNIIERLNTNNQSSNNGVDNFNNVPSSPLALEGSTLRTLDNLDNQNSWGNWNENLQSLQDDKNNAILNNSIQNGINSTDNNPAVAITDSSYVQSLMDSANSIQLSFSGTISSTELNPGETIDPSSFISLDIYLGGGSNSVAGNYNFSTNQLRNYSGTFVNSTVDKDGFFASDSSDSFIEGKYYGQNISSVGGIIKMQYPGGITTNGTFSATR; encoded by the coding sequence ATGTTAAAAATATTTACATTACTACTTTTATTTGCTTCTTTTTTGTTTGCAAATATAGGAATAGTTTCTTTAGTAGAAGGTAAAGCTACCATTTTAAGAAATGGGCAAACTCTTGGTGCAAACATCGGAGATAAAGTAGAGAATAAAGATGTTATTTCTACACAAGTAAACTCAAAAATAAAAATTACTTTTATAGATAATACTATTGTTACAATAGGTAAAGAATCTAGTTTAAATATTGAAGAATATATTTTTAATACCTCAACAAAAGAAGCTAAAACAGAATTAAATGTTCTAAAAGGAGCTTTTCATACAATAACTGGAGAAATTGGAAAAGTTAATCCAGATAAGTTTAAACTAAAAACAAAATCAGCATCTATTGGTATTAGAGGAACTGAATTTTATGGTGATGAAAATAGGATAGTTTGTACACAAGGAAGAATTATAGTATTATCAAATAGTGTTTCTGTAGATGTTCCTTCAGGAAACTATATAAACATTTTTGCAAACCAAAGACCTTCTGTGCCATTACCTCTTGAAAATAGTACTTTAGACAATATAATTGAAAGATTAAATACAAATAACCAAAGTAGTAATAACGGTGTTGATAACTTCAATAATGTTCCAAGTTCTCCTTTAGCTTTAGAAGGCTCAACTTTAAGAACTTTAGACAACCTTGATAATCAAAATTCTTGGGGAAACTGGAATGAAAACTTACAATCATTACAAGATGATAAAAATAATGCAATTTTGAATAATTCAATACAAAATGGAATTAATTCAACTGATAATAATCCTGCTGTTGCAATAACAGATTCTTCTTATGTTCAAAGTTTAATGGATTCAGCAAATTCTATTCAACTATCTTTTTCAGGTACTATTTCTTCTACGGAGTTAAATCCTGGTGAAACTATTGATCCTAGTAGCTTTATTTCTCTTGATATTTATTTAGGAGGAGGTAGTAATTCTGTAGCTGGAAATTATAACTTTAGTACAAATCAATTAAGGAATTATAGTGGTACTTTTGTAAACAGCACTGTCGATAAAGATGGATTTTTTGCTTCAGATTCTAGTGATTCTTTTATAGAAGGAAAGTATTATGGGCAAAATATTAGTAGTGTTGGAGGTATAATAAAAATGCAATACCCAGGAGGAATAACAACAAATGGTACATTCTCTGCAACAAGGTAA
- a CDS encoding L-lactate MFS transporter: MIEKNRWLMALSAVGVHICIGSVYAWSVYVKPIQTQMQWDLTDVTIAFSIAIFFLGLSAALMGKFVEKNGPRVSAIIAASLFGLGTMGSGLAIMMESKMLLYFFYGVLGGCGLGIGYISPVSTLVKWFPDKRGMATGLAIMGFGFASAVWGPAIKILIEAVGIAGTFFILGAIYFVVMFSSALYLEKPHDEYLPKRFEQKIKEGKKKLKEDLENLSLAQAIKTPRFYGLWVMLFINITCGIAIIGVASPLLQEVLGISAIAAAAAVGLMGIFNGAGRLVWAAISDYITRPVVYVVFFATQIVAFYMLPSITEIVVFQVVLYFIMTCYGGGFASIPAYIGDIFGTKELGAIHGYILTAWAAAGLVGPLIISIVKDRTGSYSETLYVFAGFFIIAFIVSIAMIINIKSIKRKKANKH, encoded by the coding sequence ATGATAGAAAAAAATCGTTGGCTTATGGCATTAAGTGCTGTAGGTGTTCATATTTGTATAGGTTCTGTTTATGCTTGGAGCGTTTATGTAAAACCAATCCAAACTCAAATGCAATGGGATTTAACAGATGTTACTATTGCATTTAGTATTGCTATTTTCTTTTTAGGACTTAGTGCTGCACTTATGGGAAAATTTGTTGAAAAAAATGGTCCAAGAGTTTCAGCAATCATCGCAGCTTCACTTTTTGGTTTAGGAACTATGGGTTCTGGACTTGCAATAATGATGGAATCAAAAATGCTTTTATACTTCTTTTATGGAGTATTGGGTGGTTGTGGTTTAGGAATTGGATATATTTCACCAGTTTCAACACTTGTAAAATGGTTTCCAGATAAAAGAGGTATGGCAACTGGACTTGCTATTATGGGATTTGGATTTGCTTCTGCTGTTTGGGGACCAGCAATCAAAATCTTAATTGAAGCAGTTGGAATAGCTGGAACATTTTTTATTTTAGGTGCTATTTATTTTGTAGTTATGTTTTCATCGGCACTTTATTTAGAAAAACCACATGATGAGTATTTACCTAAAAGATTTGAACAAAAAATCAAAGAGGGTAAGAAAAAACTAAAAGAGGATTTAGAAAATCTATCTTTAGCACAAGCTATTAAAACACCAAGATTTTATGGTCTTTGGGTGATGCTATTTATAAATATTACTTGTGGTATTGCTATTATTGGGGTTGCCTCTCCACTTTTACAAGAAGTTTTAGGAATATCTGCTATTGCAGCAGCTGCAGCTGTTGGTTTAATGGGAATTTTTAACGGTGCAGGAAGACTTGTTTGGGCAGCAATAAGTGATTATATAACTCGTCCTGTTGTTTATGTAGTATTTTTTGCTACTCAAATAGTAGCTTTTTATATGTTACCATCGATTACTGAAATCGTAGTATTTCAAGTTGTTTTATATTTTATAATGACTTGTTATGGTGGAGGATTTGCTTCAATTCCTGCATATATTGGTGATATTTTTGGTACAAAAGAGCTTGGAGCAATTCATGGTTATATTTTAACAGCTTGGGCGGCAGCTGGTCTTGTTGGACCACTTATTATTTCAATAGTAAAAGATAGAACTGGAAGTTATTCTGAAACGCTTTATGTTTTTGCAGGATTTTTTATAATTGCATTTATTGTTTCAATAGCAATGATTATAAATATTAAGTCAATAAAAAGAAAAAAAGCAAATAAACACTAA
- a CDS encoding ShlB/FhaC/HecB family hemolysin secretion/activation protein — MKNLFLLIIFINYLFAANPNEIINRQIKDLQEKQIFEQQKSDKQINNKSFETNLLNIDEDIKEETCINISAINILDATVFKEDDFQDLIQPYLNKCNGMKNLSNLRDKISNRYIDKGYVTSRAYFKVQDLSAGKIDIFVLEGKIEDIESEDINVLNLYPNYKNKILNIKDIEVIVKQAQRLQSQNLDIQLLPASQVGYTIVKITNKSEYKPYYGNVGINNFGREKTGKYQIYNNFNYENLLGINDILSLNLNSTNRALKNNDRTLGTSINYSLPLERFLFDFYYNYSNYKQINFDEFSNDFRSNGANESFGVNSSYNLFQSLNHSFDLLLNYEKKETRNFLNDTRLDLQSYSSSSLDFGFKHSFINNSFEYYSKFLAQKGVAAEQDDMANQKKYYTKYLIDLGFTKYFDTENDLKYNLYLRGQHSKDRLSGSDELYMGGVYSVRGFEDEGLSGNRGFYVRNDVSVKYQIEDITLAPYIGLDYGYVVKDENNISGKIVGSSVGSKFYWKNFNLELFYMMPLREAKIIEDENSKFFGANLVYNY, encoded by the coding sequence ATGAAAAATTTATTTTTATTAATAATATTTATAAATTACTTATTTGCAGCTAATCCAAATGAGATTATAAATAGACAAATCAAAGATTTACAAGAAAAACAGATATTTGAACAGCAAAAGAGTGATAAACAGATAAATAATAAAAGTTTTGAAACAAATCTTTTAAATATAGATGAAGATATAAAAGAGGAAACTTGTATAAATATCTCTGCTATAAATATTTTAGATGCAACTGTTTTTAAAGAGGATGATTTTCAAGATTTGATACAACCATATCTAAATAAATGTAATGGTATGAAAAATTTATCAAATTTAAGAGATAAAATCTCAAATAGATATATAGACAAAGGTTATGTTACAAGTAGAGCATACTTTAAAGTCCAAGATTTAAGTGCTGGAAAGATTGATATTTTTGTACTTGAAGGAAAAATTGAAGATATTGAAAGTGAAGATATAAATGTTTTAAATTTATATCCAAACTATAAAAATAAGATATTAAATATAAAAGATATAGAAGTTATTGTAAAACAAGCACAAAGACTACAATCTCAAAACTTAGATATTCAGTTACTTCCAGCTTCACAAGTAGGTTATACAATAGTTAAAATCACAAATAAAAGTGAGTATAAACCCTATTATGGAAATGTAGGAATAAATAATTTTGGTAGAGAAAAAACTGGAAAATATCAGATATATAATAACTTCAATTATGAAAATCTTTTAGGTATAAATGATATTTTAAGTCTAAATCTAAACTCTACAAATCGTGCTTTAAAAAATAATGATAGAACTTTAGGAACATCTATAAACTACTCTTTACCACTTGAGAGATTTTTATTTGACTTTTATTACAACTATTCAAACTATAAACAGATAAATTTTGATGAATTCTCAAATGACTTTCGTTCAAATGGAGCAAATGAATCTTTTGGCGTAAATAGTTCTTATAACTTATTTCAATCTTTAAATCATAGTTTTGATTTACTTTTAAATTATGAAAAAAAAGAGACAAGAAACTTTTTAAATGACACAAGACTTGATTTACAAAGTTATTCTTCTTCATCTTTAGATTTTGGATTTAAACACAGTTTTATAAATAACAGTTTTGAATACTATAGTAAATTTTTAGCTCAAAAAGGAGTTGCAGCAGAGCAAGATGATATGGCTAATCAAAAAAAGTATTATACAAAATACTTAATAGATTTAGGATTTACAAAATACTTCGATACTGAAAATGACTTAAAATATAATCTATATCTTAGAGGTCAACACTCAAAAGATAGATTATCAGGAAGTGATGAACTTTATATGGGAGGAGTTTATAGTGTTAGAGGTTTTGAAGATGAAGGATTATCTGGTAATAGAGGATTTTATGTAAGAAATGATGTCTCTGTAAAATATCAAATAGAAGATATCACACTTGCACCATATATTGGTTTAGATTATGGATATGTAGTAAAAGATGAAAATAATATTAGTGGGAAAATAGTTGGTTCTTCTGTAGGAAGTAAGTTTTATTGGAAAAACTTCAATTTAGAACTATTTTATATGATGCCTTTAAGAGAAGCAAAGATTATTGAAGATGAGAACTCAAAATTCTTTGGTGCAAATCTTGTATATAACTATTAA
- a CDS encoding class I SAM-dependent methyltransferase yields MKIENLKKLIQNNLENKTFEIKRVFHGRGNFYEDFNYLTVDSLNEILFATFFEESSDENEIIKALKDIANAYNYKTFIVQKKYKKDELNEAIIGEIPPFYIVVENGLKYKINFFNKNIGIFLDMKIGREYISSICNDKNVLNLFSYTCAFSVVAINAKAKQVVNVDMAKGALTTGRENHHINNLDTKKVKFMPYDILKSWNRIKKEGPYDIIIIDPPSFQKGSFAATKDYEKIIKKLLELASENCIVLSCLNAPELDSDFIKQKFEEFAPTFKFEKRLENLNEFITNNEEKSLKNLIFKKQNSN; encoded by the coding sequence ATGAAAATAGAAAACTTAAAAAAACTTATACAAAATAATCTTGAAAATAAAACATTTGAAATCAAAAGAGTTTTTCACGGACGTGGCAATTTCTACGAAGATTTTAATTATTTAACAGTTGATAGTTTAAATGAGATTTTATTTGCTACTTTTTTTGAAGAAAGTAGCGATGAAAATGAAATAATAAAAGCTTTAAAAGATATTGCAAATGCTTATAACTATAAAACATTTATTGTGCAAAAAAAATATAAAAAAGATGAATTAAATGAAGCTATTATTGGAGAAATTCCTCCTTTTTATATTGTGGTTGAAAATGGATTAAAATATAAAATTAACTTTTTCAATAAAAACATCGGAATCTTTTTAGATATGAAAATAGGGCGCGAATATATAAGTTCTATTTGTAATGATAAAAATGTTCTAAATCTTTTTTCTTATACTTGTGCTTTTTCTGTTGTTGCAATAAATGCAAAAGCAAAACAAGTTGTAAATGTAGATATGGCAAAAGGTGCTTTAACAACTGGAAGAGAAAATCATCACATAAATAATCTTGATACTAAAAAAGTAAAATTTATGCCTTATGATATCTTAAAATCATGGAATAGAATAAAAAAAGAAGGACCTTATGATATTATCATAATTGATCCTCCATCTTTTCAAAAAGGAAGTTTTGCAGCAACAAAAGATTATGAAAAAATCATAAAAAAACTTCTTGAACTTGCAAGCGAAAATTGTATAGTTTTATCGTGTTTAAATGCTCCTGAACTTGATAGTGATTTTATAAAACAGAAATTTGAAGAGTTTGCTCCTACTTTTAAATTTGAAAAAAGACTAGAAAACTTAAACGAGTTTATTACAAATAATGAAGAAAAATCATTAAAGAATCTTATATTTAAAAAACAGAACTCTAATTAA
- a CDS encoding acyltransferase family protein, whose amino-acid sequence MGPITLTDDTILSTNIVIAVVLLVLFLTFKKSQHTDVFPISVTNELKGLGILTVVFAHFAYMKVTNADFLFPLSIIAGVGVDLFLFMSGYGLSVGMLKRPMKTLDFYKKRVIKIFIPFWVALIIIFAADAIFLKEYYMATSLTTTGEGGSIALYIFRSMLGFFPTALGFGDVNSPFWYITWMIMFYLLFPIVFFKDKPWLTALILAVIATIIGTFNPGDLGDNWLHRLHTLAFPMGIIAAWLLQVKEGEENKFVTFIKEFRLKKVGLVRYLIIALMFVVVYYVSQNTTANSWPTLTAIFVKGFYVEQLMSLVIMMAFIVIFVLKKVDNKFLAIYGVYSYEVYLIHWPLIGRYDFFFDYLPSWAAVICWLVAFILVSMLLNKIVKPISAWVDKIAK is encoded by the coding sequence ATGGGTCCAATTACTCTTACGGATGATACGATATTATCTACAAATATAGTTATTGCAGTTGTATTACTAGTTTTATTTCTTACTTTTAAGAAATCTCAACATACAGATGTTTTTCCAATATCAGTTACAAATGAGTTAAAAGGTTTAGGAATATTAACAGTTGTATTTGCACACTTTGCATATATGAAAGTTACAAATGCAGATTTTTTATTCCCTCTGTCGATTATAGCTGGGGTTGGTGTTGATTTATTCTTATTTATGTCAGGATATGGACTGAGTGTTGGAATGCTTAAAAGACCTATGAAAACTCTTGATTTTTATAAAAAAAGAGTAATAAAAATCTTTATTCCATTTTGGGTAGCTTTAATCATCATTTTTGCAGCAGATGCAATATTCTTAAAAGAGTATTATATGGCTACATCTTTAACTACAACAGGTGAAGGTGGTTCAATTGCTCTTTATATATTTAGATCAATGTTAGGTTTTTTCCCAACTGCATTAGGTTTTGGAGATGTTAACTCACCATTTTGGTATATTACATGGATGATAATGTTTTATTTATTATTCCCAATTGTATTTTTCAAAGATAAACCATGGTTAACAGCTCTTATATTAGCTGTTATTGCTACAATTATTGGAACATTTAATCCAGGAGATTTAGGAGATAATTGGCTTCATAGATTACACACTTTAGCGTTTCCTATGGGAATAATCGCTGCTTGGTTACTTCAAGTAAAAGAGGGTGAAGAAAACAAGTTTGTTACTTTTATAAAAGAGTTTAGACTAAAAAAAGTTGGATTAGTAAGATATTTAATCATCGCTTTAATGTTTGTAGTTGTTTATTATGTATCTCAAAATACAACTGCAAATTCTTGGCCAACATTAACTGCAATTTTTGTAAAAGGTTTCTATGTTGAACAATTAATGTCATTAGTTATTATGATGGCATTTATTGTGATTTTTGTACTTAAAAAAGTTGATAATAAATTTTTAGCAATTTATGGAGTTTATTCTTACGAAGTATATTTAATCCACTGGCCTTTAATTGGAAGATATGATTTCTTCTTTGATTATTTACCATCTTGGGCTGCTGTAATTTGTTGGTTAGTTGCATTTATTTTAGTAAGTATGTTATTAAATAAAATTGTTAAACCAATTAGTGCTTGGGTTGATAAAATAGCAAAATAA
- a CDS encoding energy-coupling factor transporter transmembrane component T family protein, with translation MRFNPAISLICAFIFTLGASFSNFNIYFLLPIIFLVAVNFSNSLEVLKKLLFLNLFIFTIFIFVWFQADFYEAINIYLRTNIIIFFNLLLFFDSKGLDIIRGFFFLKFPKRFISAFYFTWKMIIELQNEFKNIKISLVSRNFSNKTSLFTYQTYGNILGLLFIKSMQKAQNLKDSFDLRGFNGEIYLNSDFSLSKYDYVLLFITIFTLILKVFL, from the coding sequence TTGAGATTTAATCCTGCTATTTCACTTATTTGTGCTTTTATTTTTACTTTAGGTGCTAGTTTTTCTAACTTTAATATATATTTTTTATTACCTATAATTTTTTTAGTAGCTGTTAATTTTTCTAACTCTTTAGAGGTTTTAAAAAAGCTACTATTTTTAAATCTATTTATTTTTACAATTTTTATTTTTGTTTGGTTTCAAGCTGATTTTTATGAAGCTATAAATATCTATTTACGAACAAATATCATCATTTTTTTTAACTTATTGCTGTTTTTTGACTCAAAAGGTTTGGATATTATAAGAGGATTCTTTTTTCTTAAATTTCCAAAAAGATTTATTTCAGCATTTTATTTTACTTGGAAGATGATAATAGAACTTCAAAATGAGTTCAAAAATATCAAAATATCTTTGGTTTCGAGAAATTTTAGTAATAAAACTAGCCTTTTTACCTATCAAACTTATGGTAATATTTTGGGCTTACTTTTTATAAAATCTATGCAAAAAGCACAAAATCTAAAAGATAGTTTTGATTTAAGAGGTTTTAATGGAGAGATTTATCTAAATAGTGATTTTTCTTTGTCAAAATATGACTATGTTTTACTATTTATTACAATATTTACTTTGATTTTAAAGGTTTTTTTATGA
- the cbiM gene encoding cobalt transporter CbiM has translation MHISDGIISIEVATVSAVVTLAFCVYSFKNLTNEKIALVASMSALFFVTSFIHIPFGVTQIHLMLIGFIGIFLGSLAFISIAIALILQALLLGFGGISSLGANILVMALPAYLVYLIFKLEILKKLNEKVKFFLVGFLGVFISSLLLFTVLVFSKDEYLAVAYSIIAVNIPTMILEGLVTMFLLLYIKKSMPKLLKETSL, from the coding sequence ATGCATATAAGCGATGGAATAATCAGTATTGAAGTAGCAACTGTTAGTGCAGTTGTTACTTTAGCTTTTTGCGTTTACTCATTTAAAAACTTAACAAATGAAAAAATAGCTTTAGTTGCTTCAATGAGTGCTTTGTTTTTCGTAACTTCATTTATTCATATTCCTTTTGGAGTCACTCAAATACATCTTATGCTTATAGGTTTTATTGGTATTTTTTTAGGAAGTTTAGCTTTTATTAGTATTGCTATTGCTTTGATACTTCAAGCTTTACTTTTAGGTTTTGGAGGAATTAGCTCTCTTGGAGCAAATATTTTAGTTATGGCACTTCCAGCGTATTTAGTATATTTGATATTTAAACTAGAAATTTTAAAAAAATTAAATGAAAAAGTTAAATTCTTTTTAGTTGGATTTTTAGGAGTTTTTATCTCAAGTTTACTTTTATTTACTGTTTTAGTTTTTTCAAAAGATGAATATCTAGCTGTTGCTTATTCTATAATTGCAGTAAATATTCCTACTATGATTTTAGAAGGTTTAGTTACTATGTTTTTACTACTTTATATTAAAAAAAGTATGCCAAAACTTTTAAAGGAAACAAGTTTATGA